In a genomic window of Epinephelus lanceolatus isolate andai-2023 chromosome 3, ASM4190304v1, whole genome shotgun sequence:
- the tefm gene encoding transcription elongation factor, mitochondrial → MMWVARRFLSTVAQRSQYAGQSGLFRRPQHGCLPELELRYLQCTCCWRSRVPVAGFETLNAAISSTSTPEHCKEDTRSLDECYTSEQRDTILQLLNNATPSELAGVKLLRGRKSINIVEYRTKNGPFKTLESVVNVPLLKHKSAVVVFNSILNPVKKERKVRIQLAKFIRPEVDKSWLEDASSIVSIVCGTNKIAWAHVDRGMTVLEWQQLECPNFLRGTYLASAYLNDVSAVLAHLPSADFYIIEKSSISAQNTALFPIMAHMRAVEAMLFALLEPRNSPPDSNIPPRVLNMMRTAVGRHFGLMVGESRTSGAQTVRQLMTESVTQKLPRINFPPELLLKHSNSFQMGSKRGGEELCDALLQAVAFYELLG, encoded by the exons ATGATGTGGGTGGCCAGGCGGTTTCtgtctacagtggcccagagaa GTCAGTATGCGGGACAGTCTGGTTTATTCCGCCGCCCACAGCACGGCTGTCTCCCTGAGCTGGAGCTGCGGTATCTCCAGTGCACATGCTGCTGGCGGAGCAGGGTTCCCGTGGCAGGCTTTGAGACCCTGAACGCtgccatctcctccacctccacccctgaGCACTGCAAAGAGGACACCAGATCCCTGGATGAGTGCTACACCTCCGAGCAACGAGACACCATTCTCCAGCTGCTCAACAACGCCACACCGTCAGAACTGGCCGGCGTCAAGCTCCTGAGAGGCCGCAAGTCTATCAACATTGTGGAGTACAGGACAAAAAACGGGCCCTTTAAAACTCTGGAGAGTGTGGTCAATGTGCCGCTGCTGAAGCACAAAAGTGCTGTGGTAGTGTTCAACTCCATCCTCAACCCGGtgaagaaggagaggaaagtGAGGATTCAGTTGGCCAAGTTTATCAGACCAGAGGTTGACAAGTCATGGCTGGAG GATGCCAGCTCAATTGTGTCAATAGTGTGTGGGACTAATAAAATTGCCTGGGCTCATGTGGATCGTGGGATGACGGTGCTGGAATGGCAGCAGCTGGAGTGTCCTAATTTCCTGAGGGGGACATACTTGGCTTCTGCTTACTTGAATGAT GTCTCCGCGGTCCTGGCACACCTCCCATCAGCTGACTTCTACATCATTGAGAAGTCCTCCATCTCAGCCCAGAATACGGCTCTTTTCCCCATCATGGCCCACATGAGGGCTGTGGAGGCCATGCTGTTTGCTCTGCTCGAGCCAAGAAACTCACCACCTGATTCCAACATTCCTCCCAG AGTTCTGAACATGATGCGTACTGCTGTGGGACGTCACTTTGGACTCATGGTGGGCGAGTCGCGGACCAGCGGGGCACAGACAGTGCGACAGCTGATGACTGAGTCGGTGACACAGAAGCTTCCCAGGATAAACTTCCCCCCGGAGCTGCTGCTGAAGCACAGCAATTCTTTCCAGATGGGCAgcaagagaggaggggaggaactCTGCGATGCTCTGCTTCAGGCAGTGGCTTTTTACGAGCTGCTCGGTTAA
- the LOC117255775 gene encoding arf-GAP with dual PH domain-containing protein 2-like, giving the protein MANLERNNKILLDLVRQPGNNLCADCGAPEPDWASYTLGIFLCLNCSGMHRNIPAVSRVKSIRLDLWDDSLVEFMRERGNSAAKAIYEKCVPAFFYRPQQTDCIVLKDQWIRAKYERREFTGENNYFQQAYCSDQFESTLWKKGKDNKQFLKRIFLLSRKDFTLRYYIKEDSKLPKAVISMKDLNAVFQPEKIGHNHGLQISYVHEERTRNLFVYHEKGQAIVSLFNAIRATRLAYLQKKHPTLRDNDLIPQLTKHCLKEGYMEKTGPTLREPFKKRWFTLCSMNRKLLYFKNPLDATELKAVFIGTESHSYSASESSGRSLRSGRWHNGITLHTPERQYVFMCEQEQEQREWLEAFRKVIAQPMTPEDYANEANLRRGK; this is encoded by the exons ATGGCCAATCTGGAGAGAAATAACAAAATCCTGCTCGATTTGGTGCGACAGCCAGGTAACAACTTGTGTGCTGACTGTGGAGCTCCTG AGCCTGACTGGGCCTCCTACACTCTGGGTATCTTTTTGTGCCTGAACTGTTCAGGGATGCATCGTAATATACCTGCTGTCAGCAGAGTCAAATCCATACGTCTGGATCTCTGGGATGATTCACTAGTAGAG ttcatgcgGGAGAGGGGAAATTCTGCGGCTAAAGCCATTTATGAGAAGTGTGTCCCTGCCTTCTTTTACCGGCCACAACAAACAGACTGCAT tgTTCTTAAGGATCAGTGGATCCGTGCAAAGTATGAAAGAAGAGAATTCACAGGAGAAAACAACTACTTCCAGCAAGCTTATTGCTCAG ACCAGTTTGAGTCAACACTATGGAAGAAGGGCAAAGACAACAAACAGTTTTTAAAGAGGATCTTCCTGCTGTCCCGGAAAGACTTCACCCTCAGATACTATATTAAAGAGGAT TCCAAGCTTCCCAAAGCTGTCATCTCCATGAAGGACCTGAATGCAGTTTTCCAGCCGGAGAAGATCGGTCACAATCACGGTCTGCAGATCTCATATGTGCACGAGGAACGCACAAGGAATCTATTTGTTTATCACGAGAAAGGACAG GCAATTGTGTCCTTGTTCAATGCTATTCGGGCAACACGCCTGGCATACCTCCAGAAGAAGCATCCTACTCTTCGGGATAATGAC TTAATACCTCAGCTAACGAAACATTGCCTGAAGGAAGGGTACATGGAGAAAACTGGCCCAACG CTTCGGGAGCCATTTAAGAAGAGGTGGTTCACACTTTGCTCGATGAACAGAAAGCTTCTATATTTTAAAAATCCACTG GATGCTACAGAACTGAAGGCTGTCTTCATCGGCACAGAGAGCCACAGCTACTCTGCTTCAGAGAGCAGCGGGCGTAGCTTGAGGTCAGGCCGGTGGCACAATGGCATCACGCTGCACACTCCGGAGAGGcagtatgtgtttatgtgtgagcaggagcaggagcagaggGAGTGGCTGGAGGCCTTCAGAAAGGTCATCGCTCAACCCATGACCCCAGAGGACTACGCCA ATGAAGCCAACCTGAGAAGGGGGAAATGA